A window of Gemmatimonadales bacterium contains these coding sequences:
- a CDS encoding exosortase/archaeosortase family protein: MAAAILFAEPMATLVRDWWTDSNAGYGLLLAPLAVWLAWRAGLAPDRAPNVWLGTALLALAVLLRYLGGLAAEQFTLRFSMVVAAAGLAVFAWGTVQVRRWWLPLTLFALSIPLPVVVTNTLALPLQLKASAIGAALLEWRQVPVRLAGNIIQLPGRQLFVTEACSGLRSLTALLSLGVLLGGISLRTWVGRALLVAVAIPVAIVVNAIRVFLTGFLVYFADPKLGEGFIHLTEGWLLFIAAFALLGCLAWAAGLVESRLVPRRSNA, encoded by the coding sequence GTGGCCGCGGCGATCTTATTTGCCGAGCCCATGGCCACGCTGGTACGCGACTGGTGGACCGACAGCAACGCCGGTTACGGTCTGTTGCTCGCGCCGCTCGCCGTCTGGCTTGCATGGCGGGCCGGGCTGGCTCCGGATCGGGCGCCGAACGTCTGGCTCGGCACGGCGTTGCTCGCATTGGCCGTGCTGCTCCGGTATCTGGGTGGTCTCGCCGCGGAGCAGTTTACGCTCCGGTTCTCCATGGTGGTGGCCGCGGCGGGTCTCGCGGTGTTCGCCTGGGGCACGGTGCAGGTGCGGCGATGGTGGCTGCCCCTCACACTCTTCGCGCTGTCCATCCCTCTCCCCGTGGTGGTCACGAACACTCTGGCGCTCCCGCTCCAGCTCAAGGCGTCCGCCATCGGGGCGGCGCTGCTCGAGTGGCGGCAGGTCCCCGTCCGGCTTGCCGGCAACATCATCCAGCTCCCCGGCCGGCAGCTCTTCGTGACCGAGGCCTGCAGCGGCCTGCGGTCGCTCACCGCGCTCCTTAGCCTCGGTGTACTGCTGGGTGGCATCTCGCTCCGCACCTGGGTCGGGCGGGCGCTACTGGTCGCCGTCGCAATCCCCGTCGCCATCGTGGTGAACGCGATCCGCGTGTTCCTGACCGGGTTCCTGGTGTACTTTGCTGACCCGAAGCTGGGCGAGGGGTTCATCCACCTCACCGAAGGCTGGCTGCTCTTCATCGCGGCGTTCGCGCTGCTCGGGTGCCTCGCCTGGGCCGCCGGCCTCGTCGAATCGCGGCTCGTGCCGCGCCGGTCCAATGCCTGA
- a CDS encoding EpsI family protein, protein MPEWQRYVPALLFGLGCLMLGVGAERQSATPLAEPLSALPRSLEGYHGADLAIAEDEQQVAGMSSFVYRAFARDSVPAFTVYVGYYARQVQGQTIHSPKNCLPGAGWEVVASSVVPLATSAGPVKVNRYLLANHGHRALVYYWYQGRGRVEANEYRVKLELLRDAALRGRTEEALVRVVVPLGEAHADAQSLGARVSAALVPEIAQVLPT, encoded by the coding sequence ATGCCTGAGTGGCAGCGCTACGTCCCCGCACTGCTTTTCGGGCTCGGTTGCCTGATGCTCGGCGTCGGGGCGGAGCGGCAAAGCGCCACGCCGCTCGCTGAGCCGCTGTCCGCCCTGCCCCGGTCGCTCGAGGGCTACCACGGAGCCGATCTCGCCATCGCTGAGGACGAGCAGCAGGTTGCCGGCATGTCGTCGTTCGTGTACCGTGCGTTCGCGCGTGACAGCGTACCGGCGTTCACGGTGTACGTGGGATATTATGCACGCCAGGTGCAGGGCCAGACCATTCACTCGCCCAAGAACTGCCTGCCGGGCGCTGGCTGGGAGGTCGTGGCGAGCAGCGTCGTGCCGCTTGCGACCTCGGCGGGCCCCGTCAAGGTGAATCGGTATCTTCTGGCCAATCACGGGCATCGGGCGCTGGTGTACTATTGGTACCAAGGCCGTGGGCGGGTCGAGGCAAACGAATACCGCGTGAAGCTCGAGCTGCTGCGGGACGCTGCGCTGCGCGGCCGCACCGAGGAAGCCCTGGTGCGGGTGGTCGTGCCCCTTGGCGAGGCGCACGCCGACGCGCAAAGTCTGGGTGCGCGGGTGAGTGCCGCGTTGGTCCCGGAGATCGCCCAGGTGCTTCCAACCTGA